From one Drosophila subpulchrella strain 33 F10 #4 breed RU33 chromosome 3L, RU_Dsub_v1.1 Primary Assembly, whole genome shotgun sequence genomic stretch:
- the LOC119554828 gene encoding uncharacterized protein LOC119554828, which yields MPQQPRRSERFRRIQAPGGLRTLFFLYTRPRESLRRRGGPSVSGLQLHIVSSALTLAPPRMIPLSNRNSLFRLVLVPRPSFGIARIVPRYVRYVDLNPPGSTRTARRPTIANGRLVMAMIVDPKLHLLMQRNPLRGLSLILRVAHYFAT from the coding sequence aTGCCCCAACAACCTCGACGCAGTGAGCGCTTTCGTCGCATCCAAGCACCGGGTGGCCTCAGGACTTTGTTTTTCCTGTATACAAGGCCTCGGGAATCACTTCGCAGAAGAGGAGGCCCCAGTGTTTCGGGGCTGCAACTTCATATAGTCTCCTCTGCCCTGACCCTAGCCCCGCCCCGGATGATACCGCTGTCTAACCGGAACTCTTTGTTTCGGTTAGTCCTGGTGCCACGGCCTTCATTTGGTATTGCTCGAATTGTTCCGCGGTATGTGCGGTACGTGGACCTGAACCCCCCTGGAAGTACCAGGACAGCCCGTCGACCGACTATCGCAAACGGCCGCCTTGTAATGGCCATGATTGTGGATCCTAAGCTGCATCTTTTGATGCAAAGGAATCCTCTTCGAGGACTGTCATTAATCCTACGCGTTGCGCACTACTTCGCCacctaa